A window of Blastomonas sp. SL216 contains these coding sequences:
- the gcvT gene encoding glycine cleavage system aminomethyltransferase GcvT: MTDSIADMMERVAERLLPLDAWHRARGGRMVSFAGYQMPVQYEGVMAEHLWTREHAGLFDVSHMGQVLLTGDAPDVALEAIVPGEIQKLGVNRMRYSVLLNDEGGILDDLMVTRRERDLYLVVNGACKYDDLAHMRETFPDEVVITLLDERALFALQGPRAGEALASLIPDVASLYFMQAGAFTLDGMSLWISRSGYTGEDGFEISVDCDHAAELADRLCALEMVKPIGLGARDSLRLEAGLPLYGHDLDETVSPVEGDLAFAISKRRRAEGGFAGAERILEELEEGTDRKRVALTVEGRQPVREGAELYVGDRMVGKVTSGGFAPTLGAPIAMALVKSAFAPLDTALEAEVRGKRIPVKVTTMPFVPHRYHRAKTA, from the coding sequence ATGACCGATTCAATTGCCGATATGATGGAACGCGTTGCCGAACGGCTGTTGCCGCTCGACGCATGGCACCGCGCGCGCGGCGGCCGCATGGTGTCGTTTGCCGGATACCAAATGCCCGTTCAGTACGAAGGCGTGATGGCCGAGCATCTGTGGACCCGCGAACATGCAGGCCTGTTCGATGTCAGCCATATGGGCCAGGTTCTGCTGACCGGCGATGCGCCCGATGTCGCGCTGGAAGCCATCGTTCCGGGTGAAATCCAGAAGCTTGGCGTTAACCGCATGCGCTATTCGGTGCTGCTCAACGATGAGGGCGGCATTCTCGACGACCTCATGGTGACCCGGCGCGAGCGCGACCTGTATCTGGTCGTCAATGGCGCCTGCAAATATGACGATCTGGCGCATATGCGCGAGACTTTCCCCGACGAGGTGGTGATCACCCTGCTGGATGAGCGCGCGCTGTTCGCGCTGCAGGGTCCCCGGGCGGGCGAGGCTCTGGCCAGCCTGATCCCGGACGTTGCCTCGCTCTATTTCATGCAGGCCGGTGCCTTCACGCTCGACGGCATGTCGCTGTGGATCAGCCGCTCGGGCTATACCGGCGAGGATGGTTTTGAAATCAGCGTGGACTGCGATCACGCCGCCGAACTGGCGGACCGGTTGTGCGCGCTCGAGATGGTCAAGCCGATTGGCCTGGGTGCCCGCGATTCGCTGCGGCTTGAAGCTGGCCTGCCGCTTTATGGGCACGACCTTGATGAAACGGTGAGCCCGGTCGAGGGCGATCTCGCCTTCGCCATCAGCAAGCGCCGCCGCGCCGAGGGCGGCTTCGCCGGGGCTGAACGCATTCTGGAAGAACTGGAAGAAGGCACCGACCGCAAGCGCGTCGCGCTGACCGTCGAGGGCCGCCAGCCCGTGCGCGAAGGCGCAGAGCTCTATGTCGGTGACCGCATGGTCGGCAAGGTGACATCGGGCGGCTTTGCCCCCACGCTGGGCGCGCCGATCGCGATGGCGCTGGTCAAATCGGCCTTCGCCCCGCTCGACACTGCGCTGGAAGCCGAGGTGCGCGGCAAGCGCATCCCGGTCAAGGTGACGACGATGCCGTTCGTCCCGCACCGCTACCACCGCGCCAAAACCGCCTGA
- the gcvH gene encoding glycine cleavage system protein GcvH, whose translation MSRYFTEEHEWVEVEGKIATVGITEYAQQQLGDVVFVDVPGEGKQFDKGDEAAVVESVKAASDVYSPVSGTIVEGNDVLADEPGLVNSDPEGDGWFFKLELTDAGELDNLMDEAAYKKFVAGL comes from the coding sequence ATGAGCCGCTATTTTACCGAAGAACATGAATGGGTTGAAGTCGAAGGCAAGATCGCCACGGTCGGCATCACCGAATATGCACAGCAGCAGCTGGGCGATGTGGTGTTTGTCGACGTGCCCGGTGAAGGCAAGCAGTTCGACAAGGGCGATGAAGCCGCTGTCGTGGAATCGGTCAAGGCTGCCAGCGATGTCTACAGCCCGGTGTCGGGCACGATCGTCGAAGGCAATGACGTGCTCGCCGACGAACCCGGCCTGGTCAATTCGGACCCCGAAGGCGATGGCTGGTTCTTCAAGCTGGAACTGACCGATGCGGGCGAACTCGACAATCTGATGGATGAGGCTGCGTACAAGAAGTTCGTCGCAGGTCTCTGA
- the gcvPA gene encoding aminomethyl-transferring glycine dehydrogenase subunit GcvPA gives MRYLPLNTQDRSAMLATVGAASIDDLFIDIPEEARLTGPIHGLPMHAPEMAVERHMKALASHNLVAGELPFFMGAGAYRHHVPASVDHLIQRGEFLTAYTPYQPEIAQGTLQMLFEFQTQVARLLGCDVANASMYDGSTACWEAISMARRITKRATALLSSGLHPHYVGVAKTMARFTGDALVHSAPSLNADTDTADLIAQIDKNTSCVVVQYPDILGRIDDLSALASAAQAAGALLIAVVTEPVALGALRSPGEMGADIVVGEGQSLGVGLQFGGPYVGLFGCKQKYVRQMPGRLCGETVDAEGKRGFVLTLSTREQHIRREKATSNICTNSGLCALAFSIHMTLLGEKGLRGLAEINHGMAVTAADRLAKVPGVTLLNSSFFNEFTLVLPKDARSVVRALADRKILGGVSLGRLYPEDAELANGLVVAVTETATHEDIEAFATNLEELLA, from the coding sequence ATGCGCTATCTCCCCCTCAATACGCAGGATCGCAGCGCGATGCTCGCCACCGTTGGCGCAGCATCGATCGATGACCTGTTCATCGATATTCCCGAAGAAGCCCGTCTGACCGGTCCGATCCATGGCCTGCCCATGCATGCGCCTGAAATGGCGGTGGAACGGCATATGAAGGCGCTGGCGAGCCACAACCTGGTCGCCGGCGAGTTGCCCTTTTTCATGGGCGCAGGTGCCTATCGGCATCATGTCCCGGCTTCGGTCGATCACCTGATCCAGCGCGGCGAGTTCCTGACCGCCTACACGCCCTATCAGCCGGAAATCGCGCAGGGCACGCTGCAGATGCTGTTCGAGTTTCAGACTCAGGTCGCGCGCCTGCTGGGCTGCGATGTGGCAAATGCGTCGATGTACGACGGCTCGACCGCCTGCTGGGAAGCGATCAGCATGGCCCGCCGCATCACCAAGCGCGCCACCGCCCTGCTGTCGTCCGGCCTGCACCCGCATTATGTCGGTGTCGCAAAGACCATGGCGCGCTTCACCGGCGATGCGCTGGTGCACAGCGCCCCCAGCCTCAACGCAGACACCGATACTGCCGATCTGATCGCGCAGATCGACAAGAACACCAGCTGCGTCGTGGTGCAATATCCCGACATTCTGGGCCGGATTGATGACCTTTCGGCGCTGGCCAGCGCTGCACAGGCGGCAGGTGCGCTGCTCATTGCGGTGGTGACCGAGCCGGTCGCATTGGGTGCTCTGCGCAGCCCCGGCGAAATGGGCGCGGACATCGTGGTCGGCGAAGGCCAGTCGCTCGGCGTCGGGCTGCAGTTCGGCGGGCCCTATGTCGGCCTGTTCGGCTGCAAGCAGAAATATGTCCGCCAGATGCCCGGACGTCTGTGCGGCGAGACTGTGGACGCAGAGGGCAAGCGCGGGTTCGTGCTCACCCTGTCCACGCGCGAGCAGCATATCCGCCGCGAAAAGGCGACCAGCAACATCTGCACCAATAGCGGTCTGTGCGCGCTGGCGTTCAGCATCCACATGACCTTGCTGGGCGAAAAGGGTCTGCGCGGACTGGCCGAGATCAACCATGGCATGGCGGTGACGGCTGCAGACCGGTTGGCGAAGGTTCCCGGTGTCACGCTACTGAATTCCAGCTTCTTCAACGAGTTCACCCTCGTTCTTCCCAAGGATGCGCGCTCGGTCGTCCGTGCGCTCGCCGATCGGAAGATCCTGGGCGGTGTCTCGCTGGGCCGTCTGTATCCCGAGGATGCAGAGCTTGCCAACGGACTGGTCGTCGCGGTGACCGAAACCGCCACCCATGAAGATATCGAAGCCTTTGCCACGAACCTTGAGGAGCTGCTGGCATGA